One segment of Pyrococcus sp. ST04 DNA contains the following:
- a CDS encoding methionine adenosyltransferase has protein sequence MARNIVVEEIIRTPVEMQQVELVERKGIGHPDSIADGIAEAVSRALCREYIKRYGVILHHNTDQVEVVGGRAYPKFGGGEVIKPIYILLSGRAVELVDQELFPVHEVAIKAAKEYLKKNIRHLDVENHVVIDSRIGQGSVDLVSVFNKAKENPIPLANDTSFGVGFAPLTETERLVLETEKLLNSEKFKKEYPAVGEDIKVMGLRKGDEIDLTIAAAIVDSEVANPAEYLEVKEKIKEAVEELAKDITSRKVNIYVNTADDPERDIYYITVTGTSAEAGDDGSVGRGNRVNGLITPNRHMSMEAAAGKNPVSHVGKIYNILAMFIANDIAKTLPVEEVYVRILSQIGKPIDQPLVASIQVIPKKGHSVKEFEKDAYSIADEWLANITKIQKMILEDKVSVF, from the coding sequence ATGGCGAGGAACATCGTTGTTGAGGAAATTATAAGAACCCCCGTTGAAATGCAACAGGTTGAACTTGTTGAGAGGAAAGGAATTGGTCATCCCGATAGCATAGCTGACGGAATAGCCGAAGCAGTGAGCAGGGCTCTCTGCAGGGAATACATTAAGAGGTATGGCGTTATTCTTCACCACAATACCGACCAAGTTGAGGTGGTTGGAGGGAGAGCATATCCAAAGTTTGGAGGAGGAGAGGTAATTAAACCAATTTACATACTCCTCTCTGGAAGAGCAGTTGAGCTTGTTGACCAAGAACTATTTCCAGTTCATGAGGTTGCAATAAAGGCTGCCAAGGAATACCTGAAGAAGAACATAAGGCACTTGGACGTTGAGAATCATGTCGTCATAGATTCAAGGATCGGGCAGGGTAGTGTTGATCTAGTTAGCGTCTTTAACAAGGCAAAGGAGAACCCAATACCCCTCGCTAATGACACGTCTTTTGGAGTTGGCTTTGCCCCACTAACGGAAACTGAGAGGCTCGTTCTTGAAACTGAAAAGCTACTAAACAGCGAGAAGTTTAAGAAGGAGTATCCAGCTGTTGGTGAGGACATTAAGGTTATGGGGCTAAGGAAGGGGGATGAGATAGATCTCACAATAGCTGCAGCAATAGTTGATAGTGAGGTTGCTAACCCTGCGGAGTATTTAGAGGTCAAGGAGAAGATCAAAGAAGCTGTTGAAGAACTCGCCAAGGATATAACCTCAAGGAAGGTCAATATTTACGTTAATACGGCAGATGATCCGGAGAGGGACATCTACTATATAACAGTCACTGGGACAAGTGCTGAAGCTGGTGACGATGGTTCCGTGGGTAGGGGTAATAGGGTCAATGGTTTAATAACCCCGAACAGGCACATGAGTATGGAAGCTGCTGCTGGGAAGAATCCTGTCAGCCACGTTGGGAAGATATACAACATCCTTGCAATGTTCATAGCTAATGACATCGCTAAGACGCTCCCCGTTGAAGAAGTTTACGTGAGGATCCTCAGCCAGATTGGGAAGCCAATTGATCAGCCGCTAGTTGCCAGCATTCAGGTGATTCCTAAGAAGGGTCACTCAGTAAAGGAGTTTGAAAAGGATGCCTACTCAATTGCCGATGAGTGGCTCGCAAACATAACTAAGATACAAAAGATGATACTAGAGGATAAAGTCAGCGTATTCTAA